One Delphinus delphis chromosome 16, mDelDel1.2, whole genome shotgun sequence genomic window carries:
- the TWNK gene encoding twinkle mtDNA helicase isoform X2 produces the protein MWVLLRSGYPLRILLPLRGLWMGWRGLPRSLAVGPPRRRYRKEALAALEVPVLPVTATEIRQYLRAHGIPFQDGHSCVRAPSPFVGASKLKDETGAATSFSLFIDKTTGRFLCMTSLAEGSWEDFQASVEGRGDGAREGVLLSEAPEAEDSEEVQRIWDRAVPLWELPEPKEAQLARVMFGLTKVTDDTLKRFSVRYLRPAHSLVFPWFSPGGLGLRGLKLLGAEGQGDRVHYMETTIPQPGAFHNLFGLPLISRRDVEVVLTSRELDSLALSQSTGLPTLALPRGTACLPPVLLPYLEQFRRIVLWLGDDLRSWEAAKLFARKLNPKRCSLVRPGDQQPSPLEALNQGLNLSRILRTALPAWHKSIVSFRQLREEVLGELSNVEQAAGVRWSRFPDLNRLLKGHRKGELTVFTGSGKTTFISEYALDLCTQGVNTLWGSFEISNVRLARVMLTQFAVGRLEEQLDKYDEWADRFEDLPLYFMTFHGQQSIRTVIDTMQHAVYVYDICHVVIDNLQFMMGHEQLSTDRIAAQDYIIGAFRKFATDSSCHVTLVIHPRKEDDDKELQTASIFGSAKASQEADNVLILQDRRLVTGPGKRYLQVSKNRFDGDVGVFPLEFNKSSLTFSIPPKSKARLKKIKDDNGLVAKKPSSGKKGAVPQISETHSDQAPNPNKPDLSKPSR, from the exons ATGTGGGTCCTCCTCCGAAGTGGGTACCCCCTCCGTATCCTGCTGCCACTACGTGGGCTGTGGATGGGGTGGAGGGGCCTGCCACGAAGCTTGGCCGTGGGCCCTCCTCGCAGACGGTACAGGAAGGAGGCTCTCGCCGCCTTGGAGGTACCAGTGTTGCCTGTAACAGCAACTGAAATCCGGCAATATTTGCGGGCCCATGGGATCCCCTTCCAGGATGGGCACAGCTGCGTGCGGGCACCTAGTCCCTTTGTGGGTGCCTCGAAGCTCAAGGACGAGACTGGTGCTGCCACTTCCTTCAGCCTCTTCATTGACAAGACCACAGGCCGCTTTCTCTGCATGACCAGCCTAGCTGAGGGGAGCTGGGAAGACTTCCAGGCCAGCGTGGAGGGGCGAGGGGATGGGGCCAGAGAAGGGGTCCTGCTTAGTGAGGCCCCAGAAGCTGAGGACAGTGAGGAGGTCCAGAGGATCTGGGACCGAGCCGTACCTCTCTGGGAGCTGCCTGAACCAAAAGAGGCCCAGCTGGCTCGCGTGATGTTTGGCCTCACCAAAGTGACAGATGACACACTCAAGCGTTTCAGTGTGCGCTACCTGCGGCCTGCTCACAGCCTTGTCTTTCCTTGGTTCTCCCCTGGAGGATTGGGATTACGAGGCCTGAAGCTACTAGGGGCCGAAGGCCAGGGTGACAGAGTGCACTATATGGAGACCACCATCCCCCAGCCTGGTGCCTTCCACAACCTGTTTGGGTTACCCCTGATCAGTCGTCGAGATGTTGAGGTGGTGCTGACGAGTCGTGAGCTGGACAGCCTGGCCTTGAGCCAGTCCACAGGGCTGCCCACCCTTGCCCTACCCCGAGGAACAGCCTGCTTACCCCCTGTCTTGCTTCCTTACCTCGAACAGTTTCGACGCATTGTGCTCTGGCTGGGGGATGACCTTCGGTCCTGGGAAGCTGCCAAGCTGTTCGCCCGAAAACTGAACCCCAAACGATGCTCCTTGGTGCGGCCTGGGGACCAGCAGCCCTCTCCCCTGGAGGCTCTGAACCAAGGCTTAAATCTTTCTCGTATTCTGCGTACTGCCCTGCCTGCCTGGCACAAGTCTATCGTGTCTTTCCGGCAGCTTCGGGAGGAGGTGCTAGGAGAACTGTCAAATGTGGAGCAGGCAGCTGGCGTTCGCTGGAGCCGCTTCCCTGACCTCAATCGTCTCTTGAAGGGACATCGGAAGGGCGAGCTGACAGTCTTCACAG GCAGTGGAAAGACGACATTCATCAGTGAATATGCCCTGGACTTGTGTACCCAGGGAGTGAACACGCTATGGGGTAGCTTTGAGATCAGCAACGTGAGACTAGCCCGGGTCATGCTGACACAGTTCGCTGTGGGGCGACTGGAAGAGCAACTGGACAAATATGACGAGTGGGCCGACCGCTTTGAAGACCTGCCCCTCTATTTCATGACTTTTCATGGGCAACAGAGCATCAG GACTGTGATAGACACAATGCAACATGCAGTCTACGTGTATGACATTTGTCATGTGGTTATCGACAATCTGCAATTCATGATGGGTCATGAGCAGCTGTCCACAGACAG GATTGCAGCTCAAGACTATATCATCGGGGCTTTTCGGAAGTTTGCCACAGACAGTAGCTGCCATGTGACACTGGTCATTCACCCCCGGAAGGAAGATGATGATAAAGAACTACAGACAGCATCCATTTTTGGCTCAGCCAAA GCAAGCCAGGAAGCAGACAATGTTCTGATCCTGCAGGACAGGAGGCTGGTAACTGGACCAGGGAAACGGTATCTACAGGTGTCCAAGAACCGCTTTGATGGAGACGTAGGTGTCTTCCCACTTGAATTCAACAAGAGCTCTCTCACCTTCTCCATACCACCAAAGAGCAAGGCCCGGCTCAAGAAGATCAAGGATGACAATGGGCTAGTGGCCAAAAAGCCCTCTTCTGGCAAAAAGGGGGCTGTGCCCCAGATCTCTGAGACTCACTCTGACCAGGCCCCCAACCCCAACAAGCCAGACCTCTCCAAGCCTTCAAGGTGA
- the TWNK gene encoding twinkle mtDNA helicase isoform X1: MWVLLRSGYPLRILLPLRGLWMGWRGLPRSLAVGPPRRRYRKEALAALEVPVLPVTATEIRQYLRAHGIPFQDGHSCVRAPSPFVGASKLKDETGAATSFSLFIDKTTGRFLCMTSLAEGSWEDFQASVEGRGDGAREGVLLSEAPEAEDSEEVQRIWDRAVPLWELPEPKEAQLARVMFGLTKVTDDTLKRFSVRYLRPAHSLVFPWFSPGGLGLRGLKLLGAEGQGDRVHYMETTIPQPGAFHNLFGLPLISRRDVEVVLTSRELDSLALSQSTGLPTLALPRGTACLPPVLLPYLEQFRRIVLWLGDDLRSWEAAKLFARKLNPKRCSLVRPGDQQPSPLEALNQGLNLSRILRTALPAWHKSIVSFRQLREEVLGELSNVEQAAGVRWSRFPDLNRLLKGHRKGELTVFTGPTGSGKTTFISEYALDLCTQGVNTLWGSFEISNVRLARVMLTQFAVGRLEEQLDKYDEWADRFEDLPLYFMTFHGQQSIRTVIDTMQHAVYVYDICHVVIDNLQFMMGHEQLSTDRIAAQDYIIGAFRKFATDSSCHVTLVIHPRKEDDDKELQTASIFGSAKASQEADNVLILQDRRLVTGPGKRYLQVSKNRFDGDVGVFPLEFNKSSLTFSIPPKSKARLKKIKDDNGLVAKKPSSGKKGAVPQISETHSDQAPNPNKPDLSKPSR; this comes from the exons ATGTGGGTCCTCCTCCGAAGTGGGTACCCCCTCCGTATCCTGCTGCCACTACGTGGGCTGTGGATGGGGTGGAGGGGCCTGCCACGAAGCTTGGCCGTGGGCCCTCCTCGCAGACGGTACAGGAAGGAGGCTCTCGCCGCCTTGGAGGTACCAGTGTTGCCTGTAACAGCAACTGAAATCCGGCAATATTTGCGGGCCCATGGGATCCCCTTCCAGGATGGGCACAGCTGCGTGCGGGCACCTAGTCCCTTTGTGGGTGCCTCGAAGCTCAAGGACGAGACTGGTGCTGCCACTTCCTTCAGCCTCTTCATTGACAAGACCACAGGCCGCTTTCTCTGCATGACCAGCCTAGCTGAGGGGAGCTGGGAAGACTTCCAGGCCAGCGTGGAGGGGCGAGGGGATGGGGCCAGAGAAGGGGTCCTGCTTAGTGAGGCCCCAGAAGCTGAGGACAGTGAGGAGGTCCAGAGGATCTGGGACCGAGCCGTACCTCTCTGGGAGCTGCCTGAACCAAAAGAGGCCCAGCTGGCTCGCGTGATGTTTGGCCTCACCAAAGTGACAGATGACACACTCAAGCGTTTCAGTGTGCGCTACCTGCGGCCTGCTCACAGCCTTGTCTTTCCTTGGTTCTCCCCTGGAGGATTGGGATTACGAGGCCTGAAGCTACTAGGGGCCGAAGGCCAGGGTGACAGAGTGCACTATATGGAGACCACCATCCCCCAGCCTGGTGCCTTCCACAACCTGTTTGGGTTACCCCTGATCAGTCGTCGAGATGTTGAGGTGGTGCTGACGAGTCGTGAGCTGGACAGCCTGGCCTTGAGCCAGTCCACAGGGCTGCCCACCCTTGCCCTACCCCGAGGAACAGCCTGCTTACCCCCTGTCTTGCTTCCTTACCTCGAACAGTTTCGACGCATTGTGCTCTGGCTGGGGGATGACCTTCGGTCCTGGGAAGCTGCCAAGCTGTTCGCCCGAAAACTGAACCCCAAACGATGCTCCTTGGTGCGGCCTGGGGACCAGCAGCCCTCTCCCCTGGAGGCTCTGAACCAAGGCTTAAATCTTTCTCGTATTCTGCGTACTGCCCTGCCTGCCTGGCACAAGTCTATCGTGTCTTTCCGGCAGCTTCGGGAGGAGGTGCTAGGAGAACTGTCAAATGTGGAGCAGGCAGCTGGCGTTCGCTGGAGCCGCTTCCCTGACCTCAATCGTCTCTTGAAGGGACATCGGAAGGGCGAGCTGACAGTCTTCACAG GGCCGACAGGCAGTGGAAAGACGACATTCATCAGTGAATATGCCCTGGACTTGTGTACCCAGGGAGTGAACACGCTATGGGGTAGCTTTGAGATCAGCAACGTGAGACTAGCCCGGGTCATGCTGACACAGTTCGCTGTGGGGCGACTGGAAGAGCAACTGGACAAATATGACGAGTGGGCCGACCGCTTTGAAGACCTGCCCCTCTATTTCATGACTTTTCATGGGCAACAGAGCATCAG GACTGTGATAGACACAATGCAACATGCAGTCTACGTGTATGACATTTGTCATGTGGTTATCGACAATCTGCAATTCATGATGGGTCATGAGCAGCTGTCCACAGACAG GATTGCAGCTCAAGACTATATCATCGGGGCTTTTCGGAAGTTTGCCACAGACAGTAGCTGCCATGTGACACTGGTCATTCACCCCCGGAAGGAAGATGATGATAAAGAACTACAGACAGCATCCATTTTTGGCTCAGCCAAA GCAAGCCAGGAAGCAGACAATGTTCTGATCCTGCAGGACAGGAGGCTGGTAACTGGACCAGGGAAACGGTATCTACAGGTGTCCAAGAACCGCTTTGATGGAGACGTAGGTGTCTTCCCACTTGAATTCAACAAGAGCTCTCTCACCTTCTCCATACCACCAAAGAGCAAGGCCCGGCTCAAGAAGATCAAGGATGACAATGGGCTAGTGGCCAAAAAGCCCTCTTCTGGCAAAAAGGGGGCTGTGCCCCAGATCTCTGAGACTCACTCTGACCAGGCCCCCAACCCCAACAAGCCAGACCTCTCCAAGCCTTCAAGGTGA